A single genomic interval of Scyliorhinus canicula chromosome 15, sScyCan1.1, whole genome shotgun sequence harbors:
- the nptx2b gene encoding neuronal pentraxin-2b isoform X2, whose translation MLLLLAAAALLVTGISSTAPAHDSKATRFVCTSIPLDADPTCPVPPAAAQVNTPQEQDLRATVMHLRETILQQKETMGNQKETIKELTSKLTRCEGAQLETKYKGNRRKPSDKPNGKDTMGDLPRDHSEVVDHLGRAIQALKDRLGSLEQQTRPDLSNHAFPSDLREQLQRKLGDLESQLLNKVSELEDDKYILLNETAAHRYKTESALNALHERVTELEKESSGFKSPDDFKVALPLRTNYLFARIKKSLPEMYAFTVCMWIRSRASSGIGTPFSYAVSGQTNEIVLIEWGKNPIELLINDKVAQLPMNINDGKWHHICITWTTRDGMWEAYQDGQLLGRGENLAPWHPIKAGGDLILGQEQDTVGGRFDATQAFVGELSHFNIWDRILTSDVIRSIANCSANLAGNVIPWIENNVIVNGGATKLPLETCQERLVSS comes from the exons ATGTTGCTTCTGCTGGCTGCCGCCGCTCTTCTCGTTACCGGCATCAGCTCCACGGCACCGGCCCACGACTCGAAGGCCACCCGGTTCGTCTGCACCTCCATACCGTTAGATGCAGACCCCACATGCCCGGTGCCCCCTGCGGCAGCTCAGGTTAACACGCCCCAGGAGCAGGACCTCCGGGCCACGGTGATGCACCTAAGGGAGACCATCCtgcagcagaaggagaccatgggCAACCAAAAGGAGACCATCAAGGAGCTGACCAGCAAACTGACCAGGTGCGAGGGCGCCCAGCTGGAAACCAAGTACAAGGGGAACCGGAGGAAACCGAGCGATAAACCGAATGGCAAAGACACCATGGGCGACCTCCCCCGGGACCACAGCGAAGTGGTCGACCATCTGGGTCGAGCAATACAGGCACTGAAGGATAGACTGGGGAGCCTGGAG CAACAGACACGTCCTGATCTTTCCAACCATGCTTTCCCCAGTGACCTCCGTGAACAGCTTCAGAGAAAGCTCGGGGATTTGGAAAGTCAACTGTTGAACAAAGTCTCTGAGCTCGAGGATGACAAATACATTCTTCTGAATGAGACTGCAGCCCACCGTTACAAGACAGAGTCTGCTCTCAATGCATTGCATGAAAGGGTTACTGAATTAGAGAAAG AGAGCAGTGGCTTTAAGTCACCCGATGATTTCAAGGTGGCACTGCCTTTGCGAACAAATTATCTGTTTGCCAGGATAAAGAAGAGTCTCCCTGAGATGTATGCCTTCACTGTGTGCATGTGGATCCGGTCCAGGGCATCGTCTGGTATTGGAACACCGTTCTCGTATGCTGTGTCCGGACAAACTAATGAAATTGTGCTCATTGAATGGGGAAAAAATCCAATTGAACTTCTTATCAATGACAAG GTAGCCCAACTGCCCATGAATATTAATGATGGAAAGTGGCATCACATTTGCATAACATGGACCACCAGGgatggcatgtgggaggcttatCAAGATGGCCAATTGCTTGGCAGGGGGGAgaatctggcaccttggcatcccATCAAAGCAGGTGGTGACCTTATATTGGGACAGGAGCAG GACACAGTCGGAGGGAGGTTCGATGCAACACAGGCATTTGTTGGAGAACTCAGCCACTTCAATATCTGGGACCGCATTCTCACTTCGGATGTTATCAGAAGCATAGCCAACTGTTCTGCCAACCTGGCCGGCAATGTCATTCCCTGGATTGAAAATAATGTCattgtgaatggtggagcaacaaAATTGCCACTGGAGACTTGCCAGGAGCGCCTGGTTAGTTCCTGA
- the nptx2b gene encoding neuronal pentraxin-2b isoform X1: MLLLLAAAALLVTGISSTAPAHDSKATRFVCTSIPLDADPTCPVPPAAAQVNTPQEQDLRATVMHLRETILQQKETMGNQKETIKELTSKLTRCEGAQLETKYKGNRRKPSDKPNGKDTMGDLPRDHSEVVDHLGRAIQALKDRLGSLEVRPTTSSPQQQTRPDLSNHAFPSDLREQLQRKLGDLESQLLNKVSELEDDKYILLNETAAHRYKTESALNALHERVTELEKESSGFKSPDDFKVALPLRTNYLFARIKKSLPEMYAFTVCMWIRSRASSGIGTPFSYAVSGQTNEIVLIEWGKNPIELLINDKVAQLPMNINDGKWHHICITWTTRDGMWEAYQDGQLLGRGENLAPWHPIKAGGDLILGQEQDTVGGRFDATQAFVGELSHFNIWDRILTSDVIRSIANCSANLAGNVIPWIENNVIVNGGATKLPLETCQERLVSS, translated from the exons ATGTTGCTTCTGCTGGCTGCCGCCGCTCTTCTCGTTACCGGCATCAGCTCCACGGCACCGGCCCACGACTCGAAGGCCACCCGGTTCGTCTGCACCTCCATACCGTTAGATGCAGACCCCACATGCCCGGTGCCCCCTGCGGCAGCTCAGGTTAACACGCCCCAGGAGCAGGACCTCCGGGCCACGGTGATGCACCTAAGGGAGACCATCCtgcagcagaaggagaccatgggCAACCAAAAGGAGACCATCAAGGAGCTGACCAGCAAACTGACCAGGTGCGAGGGCGCCCAGCTGGAAACCAAGTACAAGGGGAACCGGAGGAAACCGAGCGATAAACCGAATGGCAAAGACACCATGGGCGACCTCCCCCGGGACCACAGCGAAGTGGTCGACCATCTGGGTCGAGCAATACAGGCACTGAAGGATAGACTGGGGAGCCTGGAGGTAAGACCAACAACTTCAAGCCCACAG CAACAGACACGTCCTGATCTTTCCAACCATGCTTTCCCCAGTGACCTCCGTGAACAGCTTCAGAGAAAGCTCGGGGATTTGGAAAGTCAACTGTTGAACAAAGTCTCTGAGCTCGAGGATGACAAATACATTCTTCTGAATGAGACTGCAGCCCACCGTTACAAGACAGAGTCTGCTCTCAATGCATTGCATGAAAGGGTTACTGAATTAGAGAAAG AGAGCAGTGGCTTTAAGTCACCCGATGATTTCAAGGTGGCACTGCCTTTGCGAACAAATTATCTGTTTGCCAGGATAAAGAAGAGTCTCCCTGAGATGTATGCCTTCACTGTGTGCATGTGGATCCGGTCCAGGGCATCGTCTGGTATTGGAACACCGTTCTCGTATGCTGTGTCCGGACAAACTAATGAAATTGTGCTCATTGAATGGGGAAAAAATCCAATTGAACTTCTTATCAATGACAAG GTAGCCCAACTGCCCATGAATATTAATGATGGAAAGTGGCATCACATTTGCATAACATGGACCACCAGGgatggcatgtgggaggcttatCAAGATGGCCAATTGCTTGGCAGGGGGGAgaatctggcaccttggcatcccATCAAAGCAGGTGGTGACCTTATATTGGGACAGGAGCAG GACACAGTCGGAGGGAGGTTCGATGCAACACAGGCATTTGTTGGAGAACTCAGCCACTTCAATATCTGGGACCGCATTCTCACTTCGGATGTTATCAGAAGCATAGCCAACTGTTCTGCCAACCTGGCCGGCAATGTCATTCCCTGGATTGAAAATAATGTCattgtgaatggtggagcaacaaAATTGCCACTGGAGACTTGCCAGGAGCGCCTGGTTAGTTCCTGA